One genomic window of Nicotiana sylvestris chromosome 10, ASM39365v2, whole genome shotgun sequence includes the following:
- the LOC104238639 gene encoding vesicle transport protein GOT1-like, with amino-acid sequence MLSFEMNDRKKIGLGLTGFGVFFSFLGIVFFFDKGLIAMGNILFISGVALTIGLKSSLQFFMKRNNYKGTISFGAGFFFVVIGWPILGMILEAYGFVVLFSGFWPTLAVFLQKIPIIGWIFQQPFVRSFFDRYRGKRVPV; translated from the exons ATGTTGTCCTTCGAAATGAATGATCGGAAAA AGATTGGGCTAGGATTGACGGGATTTGGAGTGTTTTTCTCATTCCTTGGGATTGTTTTCTTTTTCGACAAGGGACTAATTGCCATGGGCAAT ATCCTCTTCATCTCAGGGGTGGCACTAACCATTGGTCTCAAGTCATCATTGCAGTTTTTTATGAAACGTAATAATTACAAG GGAACCATTTCATTTGGTGCTGGATTTTTCTTTGTTGTCATTGGCTGGCCTATACTGGGAATGATTCTTGAGGCCTATGGATTTGTCGTACTCTTCAG TGGTTTCTGGCCAACACTGGCAGTTTTCCTGCAAAAGATACCTATTATAGGCTGGATCTTTCAGCAGCCTTTTGTCAGATCG TTCTTTGACCGCTACCGTGGAAAACGCGTTCCTGTTTAA